The proteins below come from a single Burkholderiales bacterium genomic window:
- a CDS encoding alpha/beta fold hydrolase, whose product MSKCGWYRWFFVLFLALAAGCSRLPSMQPAPVRAKSVAELQDYLRSHKADIDLFRLRGPFAVGERGDVELRLSPKERVYADVYLSSAPEKAPVVLLVHGYDSSKEAHANQAVHMASWGMHVVAVQLPKRGPWGVSNGRILARVASLIHRSPEVVDARVDPNKIVLAGHSFGGNAVAIALGEGAPALGGILLDPAAVGRDTPKILQQITRPVMVLGADEHIGATRNREYFYRYVRSGIGEVSIKDATHEDGQYPSQYALQHYGSDPYTSEEAQLSFAAAMTASAMSLATTGGFDSAWTSFDPEIKSGKFFNAKRK is encoded by the coding sequence GTGTCGAAATGCGGTTGGTATCGCTGGTTTTTCGTGCTGTTTCTCGCGCTCGCGGCGGGCTGCTCGCGCCTGCCGTCGATGCAGCCGGCGCCGGTCCGTGCGAAATCGGTCGCTGAGCTGCAGGACTACCTGCGCAGCCACAAGGCGGACATCGATCTTTTCAGGCTGCGCGGTCCTTTCGCGGTCGGCGAGCGCGGGGACGTCGAGCTTCGCCTCTCGCCGAAAGAGCGCGTCTACGCCGACGTCTATCTCTCGTCCGCGCCCGAGAAAGCGCCGGTGGTCCTGCTGGTGCACGGCTATGATAGCTCGAAGGAAGCCCATGCCAACCAGGCGGTGCACATGGCGTCGTGGGGCATGCACGTGGTTGCGGTGCAGCTGCCGAAGCGGGGACCATGGGGCGTCAGCAACGGCCGCATCCTCGCGAGGGTGGCCAGTCTCATCCATCGCTCGCCGGAAGTGGTCGACGCGCGCGTCGATCCGAACAAGATCGTCCTCGCGGGCCATTCGTTCGGCGGCAATGCGGTCGCGATCGCCCTCGGTGAAGGCGCACCTGCGCTCGGCGGCATCCTCCTCGACCCGGCCGCGGTCGGCCGCGACACGCCGAAGATCCTCCAGCAGATCACCCGGCCGGTGATGGTGCTCGGCGCCGACGAGCACATCGGCGCGACGCGCAACCGCGAATATTTCTATCGCTACGTGCGCAGCGGCATCGGCGAAGTGTCGATCAAGGACGCGACGCACGAGGACGGGCAATACCCGTCGCAGTACGCGCTCCAGCACTACGGCAGCGATCCGTACACCTCCGAAGAGGCCCAGCTTTCGTTCGCGGCCGCGATGACCGCGAGCGCGATGAGCCTCGCCACGACGGGCGGCTTCGATTCCGCGTGGACGAGCTTCGATCCGGAGATCAAGAGCGGGAAGTTCTTCAACGCGAAGAGGAAATGA
- a CDS encoding DMT family transporter, with amino-acid sequence MICFAGNSLLCRVALRDTAIDAASFTAIRMASGAAALWLIVRWRDGVTGVRGTWLSALALFGYAATFSYAYLALTAATGALILFGSVQAGMIGYGLARGERFTPLQLAGFVLALAGLGGLLSPGLTAPPLSAALLMMLAGLSWAVYSLRGRGAGDPTQVTAGNFMRTLPFAAALALVAAPALHVDAAGAAYAVASGAIASGMGYAIWYTALKGLRATTAATVQLSVPAIAAAGGVLLLGEALTLRLVLASAAILGGIAMVLRR; translated from the coding sequence ATGATCTGCTTCGCGGGCAACTCGCTGCTCTGCCGCGTCGCATTGCGCGATACCGCGATCGACGCGGCGAGCTTCACCGCGATACGCATGGCCTCGGGCGCCGCCGCGCTGTGGCTCATCGTGCGCTGGCGCGACGGCGTGACCGGCGTCCGCGGCACGTGGCTCTCCGCGCTCGCGCTGTTCGGTTACGCCGCGACGTTCTCCTACGCGTACCTCGCGCTCACCGCCGCCACCGGCGCGCTGATCCTCTTCGGCTCGGTGCAGGCGGGAATGATCGGCTACGGGCTCGCGCGCGGCGAGCGCTTCACGCCGCTGCAACTCGCGGGATTCGTGCTCGCGCTCGCGGGACTGGGCGGGCTGCTGTCGCCGGGACTCACCGCGCCGCCGCTCTCGGCCGCGCTCCTTATGATGCTCGCGGGCCTGTCATGGGCGGTGTACTCGCTGCGCGGCCGCGGCGCGGGTGATCCGACCCAGGTCACCGCGGGCAATTTCATGCGCACGCTGCCTTTCGCGGCCGCGCTCGCGCTCGTCGCGGCGCCGGCGCTGCACGTCGATGCGGCGGGCGCCGCCTACGCCGTCGCGTCGGGCGCGATCGCGTCGGGCATGGGTTACGCGATCTGGTACACCGCGCTCAAAGGCCTGCGCGCGACCACCGCGGCGACGGTGCAGTTGAGCGTCCCCGCCATCGCGGCGGCGGGCGGCGTGCTGCTGCTCGGCGAAGCACTGACGCTAAGACTGGTGCTTGCGTCGGCGGCGATCCTCGGCGGGATCGCGATGGTTTTACGACGATAG
- the modA gene encoding molybdate ABC transporter substrate-binding protein — protein sequence MSTPIVIISTISAREALHDIAPEFEKASGYKVDVTYGQGPVLAKSIAEGMPGDVFVGPEVFSGPLIEAGRLAGASRTAFASSSTALAVKAGIPKPDISTPEKLKAFLLAAKGVSYSAGVSGIHFVKAMEKLGIADEIAAKRIAAKPGELIGAVVARGEADVAIQQPSELMPVEGIAIVGPLPEALQEPMIYGATAFSGSKHDAGNRAFMDYLRSEPARKVLRHCGLDPV from the coding sequence ATGAGCACGCCCATCGTCATCATCAGCACGATCTCCGCGCGCGAAGCGCTGCACGACATCGCGCCCGAGTTCGAGAAGGCCAGCGGCTACAAGGTCGACGTCACGTACGGACAAGGCCCGGTTCTCGCCAAGAGCATCGCCGAAGGCATGCCGGGCGACGTGTTCGTCGGGCCGGAAGTCTTCTCGGGGCCGCTCATCGAAGCCGGGCGTCTCGCGGGCGCCTCCCGCACCGCGTTCGCAAGCTCCAGCACCGCGCTCGCGGTGAAGGCCGGCATCCCCAAACCCGACATCAGCACGCCGGAGAAGCTCAAGGCCTTCCTGCTCGCGGCCAAAGGGGTGTCGTACAGCGCCGGCGTGAGCGGGATCCACTTCGTCAAGGCGATGGAGAAGCTCGGCATCGCGGATGAGATCGCCGCGAAACGCATCGCCGCCAAACCCGGCGAGCTGATCGGCGCGGTGGTGGCGAGAGGCGAAGCGGACGTCGCGATCCAGCAGCCGAGCGAGCTCATGCCGGTCGAAGGCATCGCCATCGTCGGCCCGCTGCCCGAAGCGCTGCAGGAACCGATGATCTACGGCGCGACCGCGTTCAGCGGCTCGAAGCACGACGCCGGCAATCGCGCGTTCATGGATTACCTGCGATCGGAGCCGGCCCGCAAGGTGCTGCGCCACTGCGGGCTCGATCCGGTGTAG
- a CDS encoding tripartite tricarboxylate transporter substrate-binding protein, translating to MRLIASTSPGSQPDGISRMLGQRLSEAWGKPVVIDNRNGAGGTLAAAMVAKATPDGHTLLYSLPSFTISAVLQPTLPYDPKKDFAGISQVGFSTNLFVVHPSLQVKSVRELIALAKAHPGKLIFGSGATGTAGHLSGARFNHVAGIKVVHVAFKGGPEAAIEVLAGRSSYTVSTMGVALPFVKEGKLVALAVTSPQRAPVLPEVPALGEIMPEFKRPETSHAVLAPAGTLRAVINAINRDIAKALEQHDIKERLQGIAFVTAPTTPDECDRILRSQIETLAGVVRDAGLKPR from the coding sequence GTGCGCCTCATCGCCTCGACCAGTCCCGGCAGCCAGCCCGACGGCATCTCGCGCATGCTGGGCCAGAGGCTCTCCGAGGCGTGGGGCAAACCGGTCGTCATCGACAACCGCAACGGCGCCGGCGGCACGCTCGCGGCGGCGATGGTCGCCAAGGCGACACCCGACGGCCACACGCTGCTCTATTCGCTGCCGAGCTTCACGATCTCGGCGGTGCTCCAGCCGACGCTGCCCTACGATCCCAAGAAGGATTTCGCGGGAATATCGCAGGTCGGTTTCAGCACCAACCTCTTCGTCGTCCATCCGTCGCTGCAGGTGAAGTCGGTCAGGGAGCTCATCGCGCTGGCGAAAGCGCATCCCGGCAAGCTCATCTTCGGCTCGGGCGCGACTGGCACCGCGGGCCACCTCTCCGGCGCGCGCTTCAATCACGTCGCGGGCATCAAGGTCGTGCACGTCGCTTTCAAGGGCGGACCCGAAGCCGCGATCGAAGTGCTCGCGGGACGCAGCAGCTACACCGTGAGCACGATGGGTGTGGCGCTCCCCTTCGTGAAAGAAGGCAAGCTCGTCGCGCTCGCGGTGACGTCGCCGCAGCGCGCGCCGGTGCTGCCCGAGGTCCCGGCGCTCGGCGAGATCATGCCCGAGTTCAAACGTCCCGAGACTTCGCACGCGGTGCTCGCGCCCGCGGGCACGCTGCGCGCCGTCATCAACGCGATCAACCGCGACATCGCGAAAGCGCTCGAGCAGCACGACATCAAGGAACGGCTGCAAGGCATCGCGTTCGTCACGGCGCCGACGACGCCCGACGAATGCGACCGGATACTGCGCTCGCAGATCGAGACGCTGGCCGGCGTGGTGCGCGACGCCGGCCTCAAGCCCCGATAG
- a CDS encoding arylsulfatase — protein sequence MANAQTPNIVLILADNLGWGELGCYGGGILRGAPTPRIDALAAEGLRLTNFNVESDCVPTRSALMTGRHPIRTGALQSVPAGLPQGIHPSEITLAQLLKARGYATAIYGKWHLGDRPGRYPTDRGFDEWYGIPRTTNESMFTSTPGFDPAVVPRPCVMRGRAGEPAEEVALYDLEMRRRIDGELAQHAIDFMRANVGKPFFAYVPLTQLHYPTLPHRDFAGKTGAGDFADAMVEMDHRVGEIVDAVDALGLRENTVFIFASDNGPEFRRPWRGTAGPWRGTYHTSMEGSLRVPFMIRWPGRVPSGSVSNEIVHVTDLFTTLAHIAGAQIPEDRPIDGVDQIEFFTNPSNPSKREGFVYYIKNELRAVKWRNWKMHIVWEPEPNIGPKHLETPWIFNITTDPKEETDVGNENSWVRTPIRRLVHEFQESLKRFPAVPPGAPDEWKVKS from the coding sequence ATGGCCAACGCGCAGACACCGAACATCGTCCTCATCCTCGCCGACAACCTGGGCTGGGGAGAGCTGGGCTGCTACGGCGGCGGCATCCTGCGCGGGGCGCCGACGCCGCGCATCGACGCGCTCGCCGCCGAAGGCCTGCGCCTCACCAACTTCAACGTCGAGAGCGACTGCGTCCCCACACGCTCGGCGCTGATGACCGGGCGCCATCCCATCCGCACCGGCGCGCTGCAGTCGGTGCCGGCGGGACTGCCTCAGGGCATCCATCCGTCCGAGATCACGCTCGCGCAGCTACTCAAGGCGCGCGGTTACGCGACGGCCATCTACGGCAAATGGCATCTCGGCGATCGCCCCGGCCGCTATCCGACCGACCGCGGCTTCGACGAGTGGTACGGCATCCCGCGCACCACCAACGAGAGCATGTTCACGAGCACGCCGGGCTTCGATCCCGCGGTCGTGCCCAGGCCGTGCGTGATGCGCGGCCGCGCGGGCGAGCCCGCGGAGGAAGTCGCGCTCTACGACCTGGAGATGCGCCGGCGCATCGACGGCGAGCTTGCGCAGCACGCGATCGATTTCATGCGCGCAAATGTCGGCAAGCCTTTCTTCGCGTACGTCCCGCTCACTCAGCTCCACTACCCCACGCTGCCGCACCGCGACTTCGCGGGCAAGACGGGCGCGGGCGACTTCGCCGATGCGATGGTCGAGATGGATCACCGCGTCGGCGAGATCGTCGACGCGGTGGACGCGCTCGGCCTGCGCGAGAACACCGTCTTCATTTTCGCGAGCGACAACGGTCCCGAGTTCCGCCGGCCGTGGCGAGGCACCGCGGGACCTTGGCGCGGCACGTATCACACGTCGATGGAAGGCAGCTTGCGCGTCCCGTTCATGATCCGCTGGCCGGGGCGCGTCCCCTCCGGCAGCGTATCGAACGAGATCGTGCACGTGACCGACCTCTTCACGACGCTCGCGCACATTGCGGGGGCCCAAATACCCGAAGACCGGCCGATCGACGGCGTGGACCAGATCGAGTTCTTCACGAACCCTTCGAACCCGTCGAAGCGCGAAGGCTTCGTCTACTACATCAAGAACGAGCTGCGCGCGGTGAAGTGGCGCAACTGGAAGATGCACATCGTGTGGGAGCCCGAGCCGAACATCGGTCCGAAGCACCTCGAGACGCCGTGGATCTTCAACATCACGACCGATCCCAAGGAAGAGACCGACGTCGGCAACGAGAACAGCTGGGTGCGCACGCCGATCCGCAGGTTGGTGCACGAGTTCCAGGAAAGCCTGAAGCGCTTTCCTGCCGTGCCGCCGGGTGCGCCCGACGAATGGAAAGTCAAAAGCTAA
- a CDS encoding CoA transferase: MNEALRPILPIAGWSEDKAREVEITGGTDPILPTPFKITETATAALAAVGLAVNDLWEIRTGHRQKVKIDTRRATASLRSGTYMSMEGEKVPHTPHTVMGIYPAKNGRHYYVHANFPNHREAALKVLGVPEDRAQVTKAVANRDAQELEEAIIAAKGAGGMVRSHEEWAEHPQAKAIAQLPVFEIVKIGDAPVEPLPPGDRPLSGIRVLDLTRVIAGPTCARTLAEQGADVLKITAEHLPSLGRQEYDTGHGKLSARLDLREEKDRETLKKLVSEADVFSQGYRPGTLGDKGFSPEALAKMRPGIVVVSLCAFSHVGPWASRRGFDTVIQTVSGIVHRQGQVFPGKEPGPQFYPVSAIDYLTGYLMATGAMVALARRAREGGSWLVRISLAQVGRWLVSRGEVPESELSRAEKEFKPEELERWSTVTETPVGRLRHLTPVIEFSETPARWARPTVPLGYNKPEWPARS; this comes from the coding sequence ATGAACGAAGCGCTGCGCCCCATATTGCCCATCGCCGGCTGGTCCGAGGACAAGGCCCGCGAAGTCGAGATCACCGGCGGCACCGATCCCATCCTGCCGACCCCCTTCAAGATCACCGAGACCGCGACCGCGGCGCTCGCCGCCGTCGGCCTCGCCGTGAACGACTTGTGGGAGATCCGCACCGGCCATCGCCAGAAGGTGAAGATCGACACGCGGCGCGCAACCGCAAGCTTGCGCAGCGGCACCTACATGAGCATGGAAGGCGAGAAGGTGCCCCACACGCCGCATACGGTCATGGGCATCTATCCCGCGAAGAACGGGCGTCATTACTACGTGCACGCCAACTTCCCCAATCACCGCGAAGCCGCGCTCAAGGTGCTCGGCGTGCCCGAAGATCGTGCGCAGGTGACCAAGGCGGTCGCGAACCGCGACGCGCAGGAGCTCGAAGAAGCGATCATCGCGGCCAAAGGCGCGGGCGGCATGGTGCGCTCGCACGAGGAGTGGGCCGAGCATCCGCAGGCGAAAGCGATCGCGCAACTCCCCGTGTTCGAGATCGTGAAGATCGGCGACGCACCGGTCGAGCCGCTGCCGCCGGGCGATCGTCCTTTATCGGGAATACGCGTGCTCGATCTCACGCGTGTGATCGCGGGGCCGACGTGCGCGCGCACGCTCGCCGAGCAGGGCGCGGACGTCTTGAAGATCACCGCCGAGCACCTGCCGAGCCTCGGCCGGCAGGAATACGACACCGGCCACGGCAAGCTCTCCGCACGCCTCGATCTTCGCGAAGAGAAAGATCGCGAGACGCTGAAGAAGCTGGTGAGCGAAGCCGACGTGTTCTCGCAGGGCTATCGCCCGGGCACGCTCGGCGATAAAGGCTTCTCGCCCGAAGCGCTCGCTAAGATGCGCCCCGGCATCGTCGTCGTGTCGCTGTGCGCGTTCAGCCACGTCGGGCCGTGGGCGTCGCGGCGCGGCTTCGACACCGTCATCCAGACGGTGAGCGGCATCGTGCATCGGCAGGGACAGGTCTTTCCCGGCAAGGAGCCGGGGCCGCAGTTCTATCCGGTATCGGCGATCGATTACCTCACCGGCTATCTGATGGCGACCGGCGCGATGGTCGCGCTCGCGCGCCGCGCGCGCGAAGGCGGGAGCTGGCTGGTGCGCATTTCGCTCGCGCAGGTCGGACGGTGGCTGGTCAGCCGTGGCGAAGTGCCGGAGTCGGAGCTTTCCAGGGCGGAGAAGGAGTTCAAGCCCGAAGAGCTCGAGCGCTGGTCGACGGTGACCGAGACGCCCGTCGGCAGGCTGCGCCATCTCACGCCGGTGATCGAGTTCTCCGAGACGCCGGCGCGGTGGGCGCGGCCGACGGTGCCGCTGGGGTACAACAAGCCGGAGTGGCCGGCTCGGTCCTGA
- a CDS encoding alpha/beta hydrolase, translating into MPTIQNGDATVYFEEHGKGFPILTFAPAGLQSTIKVWSEASAPIKPVEQWSGQYRVIVMDQRNASGGRSRAPISAKDGWDTYTSDHLAVLDHLKIDKCVLFGQCIGGSFIMNFIKQAPQRVQAAIIAQPIGRVGAMKPGRAVRFNEWAKSLQDHPEATEDVLTAFHDNLYAPGFLYAVDREFVKNVKVSCLLLAGNDEAHPRPISDETAQLLPNVEYITEWKEGAALENAKAKCKAFLAKNTPA; encoded by the coding sequence ATGCCTACGATCCAGAACGGCGACGCCACGGTCTATTTCGAAGAGCACGGCAAAGGCTTCCCGATCCTCACTTTCGCGCCCGCGGGACTGCAATCGACGATCAAGGTCTGGAGCGAGGCTTCGGCGCCGATCAAACCGGTGGAGCAATGGTCCGGCCAGTACCGCGTGATCGTCATGGATCAGCGCAACGCGTCGGGCGGCCGCTCGCGCGCGCCGATCAGCGCGAAGGACGGCTGGGACACGTACACGTCCGACCATCTCGCGGTGCTCGACCACCTGAAGATCGACAAGTGCGTCCTCTTCGGCCAGTGCATCGGCGGCTCGTTCATCATGAACTTCATCAAGCAGGCGCCGCAGCGCGTCCAGGCCGCGATCATCGCGCAGCCGATCGGCCGCGTCGGCGCGATGAAGCCGGGCCGCGCGGTGCGCTTCAACGAATGGGCGAAGTCGCTCCAGGATCATCCCGAAGCGACCGAGGACGTGCTGACCGCTTTCCACGACAACCTGTACGCGCCGGGCTTTCTCTACGCCGTCGATCGCGAGTTCGTGAAAAACGTGAAGGTGTCCTGCCTGCTGCTCGCGGGCAACGACGAAGCGCATCCGCGTCCGATCTCGGACGAGACCGCGCAGCTGTTGCCCAACGTCGAATACATCACCGAGTGGAAGGAAGGCGCGGCGCTGGAGAACGCGAAGGCGAAGTGCAAGGCGTTTCTGGCGAAGAACACGCCTGCATAG
- a CDS encoding amidohydrolase family protein yields MLIVDSQIHIWENGKMSAHHRQIPTYGIDDALAEMKSAGVDAAVIHPPSSLGEAVNELAVKAAKLHPDKFCILGHMDLQAPNREEIVRHWRERTGMLGFRFTFNEPHQKSWWTDGSLDWFWKACEREDLRVGLLASGDKIAAFGRIAERHPGLKMHIDHIGRGGGRAAKKDDAAYEDLDDMLALAKLPNVAVKLSGAPSTSTEAYPYRNIHKYLQRIIETFGPDRCFWGTDITRMPISYRQCVTMFTEEMPWLKGRDLERVMGGAVVDWLGWKRPQS; encoded by the coding sequence ATGCTGATCGTCGATTCGCAGATCCACATCTGGGAAAACGGCAAGATGAGCGCGCACCACCGCCAGATTCCCACCTACGGGATCGACGACGCGCTCGCAGAGATGAAGTCCGCGGGCGTCGACGCCGCGGTGATCCATCCGCCGTCATCGCTCGGCGAAGCGGTGAACGAGCTCGCGGTGAAGGCCGCGAAGCTGCATCCCGACAAGTTCTGCATCCTCGGACATATGGACCTGCAGGCGCCCAACCGCGAGGAGATCGTCAGGCATTGGCGCGAGCGCACCGGCATGCTCGGCTTCCGCTTCACGTTCAACGAGCCGCACCAGAAATCGTGGTGGACCGACGGCTCGCTCGACTGGTTCTGGAAAGCGTGCGAGCGCGAGGACCTGAGGGTCGGCCTGCTGGCGAGCGGAGACAAGATCGCCGCCTTCGGCAGGATCGCCGAACGGCACCCGGGCCTGAAGATGCACATCGACCACATCGGGCGCGGCGGCGGCAGGGCCGCGAAGAAGGACGACGCGGCTTATGAGGATCTCGACGACATGCTCGCGCTCGCGAAGCTGCCGAACGTCGCGGTGAAGCTGTCGGGCGCGCCCAGCACCTCGACCGAGGCGTATCCGTATCGCAACATCCACAAATACCTGCAGCGCATCATCGAGACCTTCGGCCCCGATCGCTGCTTCTGGGGCACCGACATCACGCGCATGCCGATCTCGTATCGCCAGTGCGTGACCATGTTCACCGAGGAAATGCCGTGGCTCAAGGGCCGGGACCTCGAGCGCGTCATGGGCGGTGCGGTCGTCGACTGGCTCGGCTGGAAGCGGCCGCAGAGTTGA
- a CDS encoding periplasmic heavy metal sensor, with product MKHVLTMAALLCVACANAAEHSGPHAHGAPYAGMEKREIKALSDQQVADLHAGRGMALALPAELNGYPGPSHVLELSRQLALTPDQQKRTKEMFETMQRNAVGLGQRVIDRERELDALFAQKNATGDSVMAAAAAAARAQGELRALHLRYHVAMHELLTPEQLVRYNQLRGYASK from the coding sequence ATGAAGCATGTATTGACCATGGCGGCGCTGCTCTGCGTGGCGTGCGCGAATGCCGCCGAGCATTCCGGTCCACACGCGCACGGCGCGCCGTACGCCGGCATGGAAAAGCGCGAGATCAAGGCGCTGTCGGACCAGCAGGTCGCGGATCTGCACGCGGGACGCGGCATGGCGCTCGCGCTGCCGGCGGAGCTCAACGGCTATCCCGGGCCGTCGCACGTGCTCGAGCTCTCGAGGCAGCTCGCGCTGACGCCGGACCAGCAAAAGCGCACCAAGGAGATGTTCGAGACCATGCAGCGCAACGCGGTGGGGCTCGGCCAGCGCGTGATCGACCGCGAGCGCGAGCTCGACGCGCTGTTCGCGCAGAAGAACGCGACCGGCGACAGCGTCATGGCGGCCGCCGCGGCTGCGGCGCGCGCGCAGGGCGAGCTGAGGGCGCTGCACCTGCGCTATCACGTCGCCATGCACGAGCTGCTCACGCCCGAGCAGCTCGTGCGTTACAACCAGCTTCGAGGCTACGCCTCCAAGTGA
- a CDS encoding NADP-dependent oxidoreductase, with amino-acid sequence MKAAYFMKNGGPEVMEYGEVADPVPAAGQVLVDVHAASVNGADWKVRAGSYAPTKFFPYIPGRDFSGVVAALGPGVTDFKVGDEVFAVSEQTGEQCYAEKVAMNAQIVAKKPAQLSHVEAASVALIGLTALVSIEDTLKLQKGETILIQGGAGGVASFAIQVAKHIGARVITTTSAANVDYVKSLGADQVIDYNAEDFTKVVSNVDAVFDTVGGDVNKRSFEVVKSGGRVASIASGPAAPESPRKDVQSLRPKVGRDRPHLERIAHLVTTGAVKLPEIRTFALSDAAAAHRISEGRHFRGKLVFKVR; translated from the coding sequence ATGAAAGCTGCGTACTTCATGAAGAACGGCGGTCCCGAGGTCATGGAATACGGCGAGGTCGCCGATCCCGTGCCCGCCGCGGGCCAGGTGCTGGTCGACGTCCACGCCGCGAGCGTCAACGGCGCCGACTGGAAGGTGCGTGCCGGCAGCTACGCGCCGACCAAGTTCTTCCCGTACATCCCCGGCCGCGATTTCTCCGGCGTGGTCGCCGCGCTCGGCCCGGGCGTGACCGACTTCAAGGTCGGCGACGAAGTGTTCGCCGTGAGCGAGCAGACCGGCGAGCAGTGCTACGCCGAGAAAGTCGCGATGAACGCACAGATCGTGGCGAAGAAGCCCGCGCAGCTCTCGCACGTCGAGGCGGCCTCGGTCGCGCTGATCGGCCTCACCGCGCTGGTCTCGATCGAGGACACGCTGAAGCTCCAGAAAGGCGAGACGATCCTCATCCAGGGCGGCGCCGGCGGCGTGGCGAGCTTCGCGATCCAGGTCGCGAAGCACATCGGCGCGCGGGTGATCACGACGACGAGCGCCGCGAACGTCGATTACGTGAAGAGCCTCGGCGCCGACCAGGTGATCGACTACAACGCGGAAGACTTCACTAAAGTGGTGTCGAACGTCGACGCGGTGTTCGACACCGTCGGCGGCGACGTCAACAAGCGCTCGTTCGAAGTGGTCAAGTCCGGCGGGCGCGTGGCGTCGATCGCTTCGGGCCCGGCGGCGCCCGAGTCGCCGCGCAAGGACGTCCAGTCGCTGCGCCCGAAAGTCGGCCGCGACCGCCCGCACCTCGAGCGCATCGCGCACCTCGTCACGACCGGGGCGGTGAAGCTGCCGGAGATCAGGACCTTCGCGCTGTCCGACGCGGCCGCGGCGCACCGCATCAGCGAGGGGCGGCACTTCCGCGGCAAGCTCGTGTTCAAGGTGCGCTGA
- a CDS encoding GMC family oxidoreductase N-terminal domain-containing protein → MAAREEYDYIVVGAGSAGCVLANRLSASGLHRVLLLEAGGEDTDRWIHIPLGYGRHFSNPAVNWLYSAEEDEKTGSRRIAQPRGKVLGGTSSINGLVYVRGQREDYDHWRDLGNAGWGYADVLPFFRKAEDNQRGEDSYHGTGGPLTVSDAADDHPLCGAFFEAAEACGYPRNHDINGASQVGFGYNQFTVRKGKRCSTAVAYLRPARQRANLHVSPSSHATRILFSGGRAVGLEYLSNGTKQSASASREVILAAGAFNSPQLLQLSGVGPAALLEKLGIPVVADMPGVGANLQDHYNGRLVFECTDDFTLNDVVASPLRKVREGLKYLFMRRGFLTMGASTATGFVSTDPGTERPDVQIGLVLYSTDKFGDRLHPFSGFTILVRLLRPESRGTVMLKSADPLAQPEIRPNYLASAKDCDVLVAGMKVAQRLVGAPPLQRYVARPHEPAAPPATDDAWLQYLRAKGGISYHPVGTCRMGSDGDAVVDERLRVRGFRGLRVVDASIMPTLVSGNTNAPTIMIGEKGADMILADA, encoded by the coding sequence ATGGCCGCACGCGAGGAGTACGACTACATCGTCGTCGGCGCCGGGAGCGCCGGGTGCGTGCTCGCGAACCGCCTGAGCGCGTCGGGCTTGCATCGCGTGCTGCTGCTCGAAGCGGGCGGCGAGGATACCGATCGCTGGATACACATCCCGCTCGGCTACGGGCGTCATTTCTCCAATCCCGCGGTGAACTGGCTCTACAGCGCGGAAGAGGACGAGAAGACCGGCAGCCGCCGCATCGCGCAGCCGCGCGGCAAGGTGCTCGGCGGCACGAGCTCGATCAACGGTCTGGTCTACGTGCGGGGCCAGCGCGAGGATTACGATCACTGGCGCGATCTCGGCAACGCCGGCTGGGGTTACGCCGACGTGCTGCCGTTCTTTCGCAAGGCCGAAGACAACCAGCGCGGCGAGGACTCCTACCACGGCACCGGCGGTCCGCTCACCGTGTCGGACGCTGCGGACGATCATCCCTTGTGCGGTGCGTTCTTCGAGGCGGCGGAGGCCTGCGGCTACCCGCGCAACCACGACATCAACGGCGCCTCACAGGTGGGCTTCGGCTACAACCAGTTCACGGTGCGGAAGGGGAAACGCTGCAGCACCGCGGTGGCTTATCTCCGGCCGGCGCGGCAGCGCGCGAACCTGCACGTTTCTCCGAGCTCGCACGCGACGCGCATCCTGTTCTCGGGCGGTCGCGCGGTGGGGCTCGAGTACCTGAGCAACGGAACGAAGCAATCGGCGTCGGCGAGCCGCGAGGTGATCCTCGCCGCAGGCGCTTTCAATTCCCCGCAGTTATTGCAGCTCTCGGGCGTCGGGCCCGCAGCGCTGCTGGAGAAGCTCGGCATACCGGTCGTCGCCGACATGCCTGGCGTCGGAGCCAATCTCCAGGACCACTACAACGGCAGGCTGGTGTTCGAGTGCACCGACGACTTCACGCTGAACGACGTAGTGGCGAGCCCGCTGCGGAAAGTGCGCGAAGGGCTGAAGTATCTGTTCATGCGCCGTGGCTTTCTCACGATGGGCGCGTCCACCGCGACGGGCTTCGTCTCGACCGACCCGGGCACCGAGCGGCCCGACGTGCAGATCGGCCTCGTGCTCTACAGCACCGACAAGTTCGGCGACCGGCTGCATCCGTTCTCCGGGTTCACCATCCTCGTGCGCCTGTTGCGCCCCGAGAGCCGGGGCACCGTCATGCTGAAGAGCGCCGATCCGCTGGCGCAGCCGGAGATCCGGCCGAACTATCTCGCGAGCGCGAAAGACTGCGACGTGCTCGTCGCGGGCATGAAAGTGGCGCAGCGCCTCGTCGGGGCGCCGCCGCTGCAGCGCTATGTCGCACGGCCGCACGAGCCTGCGGCGCCGCCCGCGACCGACGACGCATGGCTGCAGTATCTGCGCGCCAAAGGCGGTATCAGCTATCACCCTGTCGGCACGTGCCGCATGGGGAGCGACGGCGATGCGGTGGTCGACGAGCGCCTGCGGGTGCGCGGCTTCCGGGGCCTGCGCGTGGTCGACGCGTCGATCATGCCGACGCTCGTCTCGGGCAACACCAACGCGCCGACGATCATGATCGGGGAGAAGGGCGCGGATATGATTCTGGCGGATGCTTAA